ATGGACGGCAGCGCGCCCTGGCTGACGAAATCGATCTGGCCGTTCGACATCGCCTCGTTGGTGGCCGGGCCCTGGCCCTTGAAGAACATCCACTTCACGGCAATGCCGTCGGCCGCGAATTCCTGCTCCAGATAGCGGTGCGCCTGTACCACGTCGAGCGTGCCGGTGCCGCTACGCGGCGGGTTGCCGACCCCGGCGGACGACACACCAAAGCGGATCACGCGTGGCTTGGCGGGCGCAGCCAGCAAGGCGCCGGGCAGCGCGGAAGCCGCCAGCGCAGCCAGGCCGCCCGTCAGCAGGGTGCGTCTATCCATCATCACCCTGCCCTCACGCCGCCAGGCTCTGGCGACGCGCCAGTGCATGGCGGTTTTCCGGACGGGCAAGGCCCAGGTTCTCGCGCAGCGTGCGGCCTTCATACTCGGTGCGGAACAAGCCGCGGCGCTGCAACTCCGGCACCACCAGTTCGACGAAATCATCGAGCCCGGTCGGCAGGATGGGCGGCATGATGTTGAAGCCATCAGCGGCGTGGTGGACGAACCAGTCCTCGAGCTGATCGGTGATCGAGGTAGGGCTGCCGACGATGGTGCGGTGGCCACGCGCGGTGGCTACCGCATAGACCAGTTGGCGCAGCGTGGGCTGCTCGCGGGCGATCAGGTCGGTCACCAGCAGCAGCCGGCTCTTGCCGCCATTGGTGTCGGTCGGCGGCAGCGGTGCCGGATCGTCCAGGCTGTAACCGGACAGATCGACGCCCTTGTAGCGCGTCTTGAGGATGCCCCAGGCAGTGTCGGGGTGGATCAGCGACTGCAGGAATTCGTATTTTTCCTGCGCCTCCTCGTCGGTGCGCCCCACCACCGGGAACACGCCGGGCATGATCAGCAGCTCGTCCGGCCTGCGGCCGTATTTCGGCAGCCGGCCCTTCACGTCGGCATAGAAGGCCTGCGCTTCCTCGCGGGTCTGCCAGGCGGTGAAGATCACCTCGGCAGTCTTGGCGGCGAGCTCGCGCCCGTCCTCCGAGGCGCCGGCCTGCACGATCACCGGGTGGCCCTGCGGCGGGCGGCCGACATTGAGCGGGCCACGTACCTTGAGGTGCTTGCCGCTGTGGTTCAGCGTGTGCAGCTTGTCCGG
This region of Chitinolyticbacter meiyuanensis genomic DNA includes:
- a CDS encoding LLM class flavin-dependent oxidoreductase gives rise to the protein MTTLRKLRLGAFVQATGHHIAAWRHPDAQIDAGLNLKHYQAITRTAERGLFDAIFLADSPSLEATGNPDALKRNGKLAKFEPVTLFASLAAVTEHIGFVATASTTYEQPYTLARKFASLDWLSDGRAAWNVVTTGNENAAGNFGYDAHPDHAERYERAEEFVDVVKGLWDSWEDDAFIRDRESGIYFDPDKLHTLNHSGKHLKVRGPLNVGRPPQGHPVIVQAGASEDGRELAAKTAEVIFTAWQTREEAQAFYADVKGRLPKYGRRPDELLIMPGVFPVVGRTDEEAQEKYEFLQSLIHPDTAWGILKTRYKGVDLSGYSLDDPAPLPPTDTNGGKSRLLLVTDLIAREQPTLRQLVYAVATARGHRTIVGSPTSITDQLEDWFVHHAADGFNIMPPILPTGLDDFVELVVPELQRRGLFRTEYEGRTLRENLGLARPENRHALARRQSLAA